In the genome of Segatella copri, one region contains:
- a CDS encoding cation:proton antiporter, with product MINIAQYFPITDPTLIFFVVLLIILFAPIIMGKLRIPHIIGMVLAGILVGKYGLNILERDASFELFGKVGLYYIMFLAALEMDMEGMKKNKLRLIIYGLLTCFIPFFLTFGMSIWLLHYSLKASFLLSCIMASNTLIAYPIVSRFGLQQKPSVTLSVGSSMLSLLIALIMLAGLVASFSKHDGVLFWLFFAAKFAAYCGVMIFLIPRLTRWFLRRYSDSVMQFIFVMAMLFMSAALSQMVGIEGVFGAFFAGLILNRYIPHVSPLMNRLEFTGNALFIPYFLIGVGMLINVGLLFQGGHILWVIFCIVFFGTLGKAIAAYAACFGFRLPLSSGHMMFGLTSAHAAGSIAMVMVGMNILVGPNTYLVNDDMLNGVVMMILCTCVISSMLTDWSSRKIILRDKELPDAEDTKKVSDEKILIPVKYPEYADNLMSLAFLVRNQKLNRGLVCLNVVYDDKDMRYKQEQGRQLLDHCSQLAAATDVMTQTQVRIAANIANGIKHAFNEFQCSEIIIGMHMHPEVSPKFWGEFHQSLFNGLSRQIIMARIKQPLNTIRRIQVAIPSRAEFEPGFYRWVERLARLAGNLDCRIQFHGREETMALINEYITNRHHEVRADYTLMHHWNEMPQLASHISKDHLFVVVTARKGTVSHKSALERLPEELTRFFSGTNLMIIFPDQHGDSSGNVLTFAEPQHQEEISAYVAFNQWFKKKFRK from the coding sequence ATGATAAATATTGCCCAATACTTCCCGATTACCGACCCTACGTTGATCTTCTTCGTAGTGCTCCTCATCATCCTCTTTGCCCCCATCATCATGGGTAAACTCAGAATTCCCCACATCATCGGAATGGTGCTGGCGGGTATCCTCGTGGGCAAATACGGACTGAACATCCTGGAACGAGATGCCTCGTTCGAACTCTTCGGAAAGGTGGGACTTTATTACATCATGTTTCTCGCAGCCCTAGAGATGGACATGGAAGGCATGAAGAAAAACAAGTTGCGGCTCATCATCTATGGTCTGCTCACCTGCTTCATCCCCTTCTTCCTCACCTTCGGCATGAGCATCTGGCTGCTGCATTATTCCCTCAAGGCTTCCTTCCTGCTGAGTTGCATCATGGCTTCCAACACCCTGATAGCCTACCCTATCGTTTCCCGATTCGGATTGCAGCAGAAGCCGAGCGTCACGCTGAGTGTGGGTTCCAGTATGCTTTCGCTGCTGATAGCGCTCATCATGCTGGCGGGTCTCGTCGCCTCGTTCTCCAAGCACGACGGCGTTCTCTTCTGGCTTTTCTTCGCCGCCAAGTTTGCAGCTTACTGCGGAGTCATGATTTTCCTGATTCCTAGATTAACGAGATGGTTCCTGCGCCGGTACAGCGATTCCGTGATGCAGTTTATCTTCGTGATGGCGATGCTCTTCATGAGTGCGGCTCTCTCGCAGATGGTGGGCATCGAGGGCGTGTTCGGTGCCTTCTTCGCAGGTCTTATATTAAACAGGTATATCCCGCACGTTTCTCCGCTGATGAACCGACTGGAGTTTACGGGCAATGCACTCTTCATCCCTTACTTTCTGATAGGTGTGGGCATGCTCATCAACGTGGGACTGCTCTTCCAGGGCGGTCATATTCTGTGGGTCATCTTCTGCATCGTGTTCTTCGGAACCTTGGGAAAAGCCATTGCAGCCTATGCCGCCTGCTTCGGATTCCGGTTGCCGCTGTCATCGGGTCACATGATGTTCGGTTTGACTTCTGCCCATGCTGCCGGCAGTATCGCCATGGTGATGGTGGGTATGAACATCCTGGTGGGACCTAACACCTATCTGGTGAACGATGACATGCTGAATGGAGTGGTAATGATGATTCTCTGCACCTGCGTCATCTCTTCGATGCTCACCGACTGGAGTTCCAGAAAGATTATCCTCCGCGACAAGGAGCTTCCAGATGCCGAGGATACCAAGAAGGTTAGCGATGAGAAGATTCTCATACCTGTGAAGTATCCAGAATATGCCGATAATCTGATGAGCCTCGCCTTCCTGGTGAGAAACCAGAAACTGAACAGAGGACTGGTCTGCCTGAACGTGGTATATGATGATAAGGACATGCGATACAAGCAGGAACAGGGTCGCCAGCTGCTGGACCATTGCAGTCAGCTTGCCGCAGCCACGGATGTGATGACACAGACACAAGTTCGCATTGCTGCCAACATTGCCAACGGCATCAAGCATGCCTTCAACGAGTTCCAGTGTTCAGAAATCATCATCGGCATGCACATGCACCCGGAGGTTTCGCCTAAGTTCTGGGGAGAGTTCCACCAGAGTCTCTTCAACGGACTGAGCCGTCAGATTATCATGGCGCGCATCAAGCAGCCGCTCAATACCATCCGCCGAATACAGGTGGCGATACCATCGAGAGCCGAGTTTGAACCGGGCTTCTACCGATGGGTAGAGCGACTCGCCCGACTTGCCGGTAACCTGGATTGCCGCATCCAATTCCATGGCAGGGAGGAGACGATGGCACTCATCAACGAGTACATCACCAACCGCCATCATGAAGTGAGAGCCGACTACACCCTGATGCACCATTGGAACGAGATGCCGCAGCTTGCCTCACACATAAGCAAGGACCATCTCTTTGTGGTGGTAACAGCCCGAAAGGGAACCGTTTCCCACAAGTCGGCATTGGAGCGATTGCCGGAAGAGCTTACACGTTTCTTCTCGGGCACCAACCTGATGATAATCTTCCCTGACCAGCACGGAGATTCATCGGGCAATGTACTGACATTTGCCGAGCCTCAGCACCAGGAGGAAATCAGTGCCTACGTGGCATTCAACCAATGGTTCAAAAAGAAATTCAGAAAATAA